A window of the Corythoichthys intestinalis isolate RoL2023-P3 chromosome 6, ASM3026506v1, whole genome shotgun sequence genome harbors these coding sequences:
- the hspa13 gene encoding heat shock 70 kDa protein 13: protein MAGASMIGSMILALFLAGYLGQQYLPPPKPRVIGLDLGTTFCSVGVFHPGTGEVEVIADEEGRKSIPSAVSFTNTTVLAGHDAVDVADINPRNTIYDAKRFIGKIFDPRLLEQESSRYPFKVTSNNGSAEFVITTNVTFTVTPEFIGSRLLLKMRKMAEQRLGMLVHNAVISVPAEFDERQREYTVRAANLAGLAILRVINEPTAAAMAYGLHKVDVFSVLVVDLGGGTLDVSLLNKQGGMFFTRAMAGNNKLGGQDFSQRLLQYTAERVRQEFGVVPTLKEDLHRLRQAVEAAKLNLTLHPSATIRVPLHLHTHVDSSPEPVVFQAVLTRQLFEELNEDLFQKILAPVETVLAEGHLDKGEVDEIVLVGGSTRIPRIRRLISEYFGKDPNTSVDPDLAVVTGVALQAGIMGGSWPLLVSAIEIPNRHLHKTNFN from the exons ATGGCAGGAGCGTCAATGATAG GTTCTATGATCCTTGCTCTGTTCTTGGCTGGTTATTTGGGACAGCAGTACTTACCTCCACCCAAGCCCAGAGTGATCGGCCTGGACCTGGGCACCACATTTTGCTCCGTAGGCGTGTTCCACCCGGGCACCGGAGAGGTTGAGGTGATAGCAGACGAGGAGGGCAGAAAGAGCATCCCGAGCGCCGTCTCCTTCACCAACACAACGGTGCTGGCCGGGCACGACGCGGTGGACGTGGCCGACATCAACCCCCGTAACACCATCTACGACGCTAAACGGTTCATCGGGAAAATATTTGATCCGCGATTGCTGGAACAGGAAAGCAGTCGCTACCCTTTCAAG GTGACCTCCAACAATGGCAGTGCTGAGTTTGTGATCACAACCAACGTCACATTCACGGTGACTCCGGAGTTTATCGGCTCTCGTCTGTTGCTGAAGATGAGGAAGATGGCTGAGCAGCGCCTGGGGATGCTTGTCCACAACGCTGTCATCTCTGTGCCTGCTGAGTTTGACGAAAGGCAGAGGGAGTACACCGTCAGAGCCGCCAACCTTGCTG GCTTGGCAATCTTGCGTGTGATCAATGAGCCGACAGCGGCAGCTATGGCGTATGGCCTACACAAGGTTGATGTCTTCAGCGTGCTGGTGGTTGACCTCGGTGGAGGAACCCTGGACGTTTCTCTGCTCAACAAACAGGGCGGCATGTTCTTCACCAGAGCCATGGCCG GAAACAACAAACTTGGCGGTCAAGACTTCAGCCAGCGGCTACTCCAGTACACCGCAGAGCGAGTTCGACAAGAGTTTGGCGTGGTACCCACACTGAAAGAGGACCTTCATCGTCTCCGTCAGGCTGTGGAAGCAGCAAAACTCAACCTCACCCTCCACCCCAGCGCCACCATCAGGGTGCCGCTGCACCTGCACACCCACGTTGACTCGTCCCCTGAGCCGGTGGTTTTTCAGGCTGTGCTCACGCGACAACTGTTCGAAGAGCTCAACGAGGACCTCTTTCAAAAGATCCTGGCCCCCGTGGAGACCGTGCTCGCCGAGGGCCACCTGGACAAAGGCGAAGTGGACGAGATCGTGCTAGTGGGCGGCTCCACCAGGATTCCTCGGATCCGAAGGCTCATTTCCGAGTACTTTGGCAAGGACCCCAACACTTCAGTGGACCCTGATCTGGCCGTGGTGACGGGCGTGGCGCTCCAGGCGGGCATCATGGGTGGGTCGTGGCCCTTACTAGTCAGCGCAATCGAAATCCCTAACAGACATCTTCATAAGACCAACTTCAACTAG